The Pseudomonas cavernicola DNA segment GTGCTGGCATGGTTGGCAGCGCCCTGGCGCTGGCCTTGCAGGACAGTGGCCTGGACATTTTGCTGCTGGACGGCGGCCCGCTCAGCGTCAAACCCTTCGACCGCGCCGGCGCGTTTGAATCGCGTGTCAGTGCCTTGTCGGCGGCCAGCCAGCGCGTGCTGGAGCGCCTTGGGGTGTGGCCCGGGATCGCTGCTCGGCGCAGCAGCCCCTACGCAGAGATGCAGGTGTGGGATGGCTCGGGCACTGGGCACATCCATTTTTCCGCGGCCAGCGTGCATGCCGAGGTGCTCGGTCATATCGTCGAGAACCGGGTGATTCAGGACGCCCTGCTCGAGCGTCTGCATGACAGCGATCTCGGTTTGTTGCCGAATGCCCGCTTGGAACAGCTGCGCCGCTCTGGCGATGACTGGCTGTTGAGCCTGACCGATGGCCGCCAACTGCGCACGCCGCTGGTGATTGCGGCGGATGGCGGCAACTCTGCGGTACGCCGCCTGGCCGGCTGCGAAACCCGTGAATGGGATTATCTGCACCACGCCATCGTCGCCAGCGTGCGTTGCAGCAAGCCACATCAACGCACCGCCTGGCAGCGGTTTACCGACGATGGCCCGCTGGCCTTTCTGCCTCTGGCCGTCGCGGCGCAAGGGGAGCCGGGCGAGCAAGACTGGTGCTCGATTGTCTGGTCAACCACCCCAGTGGAGGCCGAGCGCTTGATGGCGCTAGACG contains these protein-coding regions:
- a CDS encoding 2-octaprenyl-3-methyl-6-methoxy-1,4-benzoquinol hydroxylase, translated to MRADLIIVGAGMVGSALALALQDSGLDILLLDGGPLSVKPFDRAGAFESRVSALSAASQRVLERLGVWPGIAARRSSPYAEMQVWDGSGTGHIHFSAASVHAEVLGHIVENRVIQDALLERLHDSDLGLLPNARLEQLRRSGDDWLLSLTDGRQLRTPLVIAADGGNSAVRRLAGCETREWDYLHHAIVASVRCSKPHQRTAWQRFTDDGPLAFLPLAVAAQGEPGEQDWCSIVWSTTPVEAERLMALDDADFCQALGKAFEWRLGEVLEADPRLCIPLRQRHAKRYIEPGLALIGDAAHTIHPLAGQGVNLGFLDAAVLAEVLQHALERGEGLADERVLSRYERRRMPHNLAMMAAMEGFERLFQADPLPLRWLRNTGLNWVDGLPEAKALFVRQALGLSGDLPELARA